From Flavobacteriales bacterium, one genomic window encodes:
- a CDS encoding DUF2132 domain-containing protein: MDKKTGEYREQPNDPLHGVKLIMILESLVKHYGWDELSMEVNINCFKNNPTIKSSLTFLRRTPWARDKMERLYIDLLKKK, translated from the coding sequence ATGGATAAAAAAACAGGAGAATACAGAGAACAACCCAATGACCCACTACATGGGGTTAAGTTAATAATGATACTTGAGTCGCTAGTGAAGCATTATGGATGGGACGAATTGTCGATGGAAGTTAATATCAACTGTTTTAAAAACAACCCAACGATTAAATCTAGTCTAACGTTTTTAAGAAGAACCCCATGGGCTAGAGATAAAATGGAACGGCTTTACATTGATCTATTAAAGAAGAAATAA